The Melanotaenia boesemani isolate fMelBoe1 chromosome 3, fMelBoe1.pri, whole genome shotgun sequence genome contains the following window.
ttcaCACTACATCAACAATCCTTTTAAAGAATCCCCCCCCCTCGACCCAACAACAAGAGGTTATTACTTTTTGTATCTAACCTTTAATCTTTGTCATAGTGACAGTGTGCATTGTATGTTTGACACGTGCATtgtataaaatttaaatgaacaaaattgGATCTGAAGAACTTTAAGGAATGATGAGCTTCATGGTGCTCGGACAGTGTGGCTCCTCCAGGTAATTTGAACCATGGTACTCCAGGGCAAGAGGGGCAGCAAAACCATGTAACAGAAAGCAGATGTCCATGTGCACTCATATGTACATAAATCACACACAGATGTTCAAGACTGTACCACATCAAGCCTCATCTTTTACTCATATAGACAAAAGCggcacttttttcttctttttttatgtgtgttttaattgtggatCTGAGTTAGATTCTGCCGTCATGTTGGGAAAATGTATAATTAGACCTGTTTTAATTAtcagaaagatttttttatctgtaaataaaGATGGGCAAGGTTACCAAGTAAGATGTGTGAAATTTTAGGAACTCGAGTTCAGCACAGTCCCAGGAATGGAGTGtaactgtggaaaaaaatcatgaaactAAAGTGAATTTTATAAGAGGTTATGGTACCCAAACTAATCTTATAGAGGTAATAAGGAGGTTGTAGCTTTAGAtacttttctttcctctttttctttctactttGTTACTGGTGTCCTAGTTGTTCATGGGTTACTCATTTATGAAGAAATAACGCCATCTAGTGTGATTGAAAGAAAGTGCTTCACAGTGGGCGTAAGCAGAGGATAATGTTGGAAATCATAAGACATGGAAGAGGAAGCTAACTTAGGACTTCCCATGGAcactttctaaatgtttaaaagatgTTAATCTGTACACTTAGAGGCCAAAACATTACAACCACTGATAGATGTATAGAGCAAAGCTTATCATTATTCCAGTGCATTTTTCTGTTAGGAAAACCTGCATCCTGGCATTTACATGGATGTAACTTTGACAGTTGCCATTAACCTAAATGTTTTGGAAGACCCTTAACACTTGGTAACACTACTTCCCTACAGTTCCAGTCCCACCCAGCAGGACAACAGGAAGGGCTGAAGCCCACAAAGACCCTACAACCCACAGGGCCCAAAAGATCTGTTGTTAAAATCCCCTACCAGACACTCTAGGATATCTTCACATACTCTTTGTCTACCACCTGGATGGTCAGAGCTTTCTTCTCACTCAttaactcattttttttttttttttttggtttgactTGCTGGTTGCATCACAGCTGTGTTAGATAACAGCTCTTGGTTAGTATAGGAACCAAATCTACTTGGTTAGTGTTACAAATCAAGTTATTGGTTGTGAtttgtgttaaattaaattctCTCACAACACGTTTTAGCACCATTTCATTGCCTTGGTAACACGTCAATGTGATAGTTCATATACACTTGCTTGCAAGATCTCTTGTGgtcacatttttctgaaatgcaaAGAATAATAATTTTTGCTAAACTAATGGTCTATATGGTGTTCTTCTACAGAAAAGAAACTTGAAAGAAACTAGAAAAACACAGGCTAAGTCCATTGTCTCTGCACATCAACACACACTATTTACTAACGAATGAGCATGGCCTACTTTAAGATTAGTTGTCTTGGTTTTAAAAGCCCTTTGCTCCTGTTTTGTCTCACTCTCACATATCTTATCAGGTTCATCACAGCTATTACCACAGAAAATCTCTAAAAACCCAGTGTACACCAGcagtaaattattcattttagtgGCTAAGAGTCTGATATTTTCTTTACGATTTTGTTTAAATCAAGACTGAGCTAAAAAGAGATAATTAACTGATAATTTTTTAGAATTTTAAGTTAGTAAATAGACCAATATGTGGCAAAAAGAAGTGAGAAAAAAGTACTATGAGCttataaagtaaaactgaaactaTCATATCAGAAAGCTTATGAAAATGTACTAAATGGACCCTGAAGTGAGACAGTTAAAGTCAGAACTGAGCTAattatgtctgtaaagtgcaTTGAGAtcactttgttgtgaattggtgctatgaaaaaaaaaactgagttgaatttaattaaaatgaattgaaCTGTAGCCTTTCTGAAATCACAAATTTAATGAATCATAGGAGCTTGAATCAAAGACAGCTGGACTTCTTTTTGTCTTGAAAATGTTTCGCCTTTCACCCAAAAGGCGTCTTCGGTCAAGTTTTGGTTGAGAGGCAAAATGTTTTCGAGAAGTCGATTCAAGCTCTTAGGATTACCATAACCCCATGACTGAGCATCTACACCAACACAAACTGAATGAGACAGTTTGGTTATTTTTGGCATGCTGACAGTATCTGACAAGCTGTTTGAGACACGCTTACAAAACAGGTTTGCAGCTGATAGGAAAAGCAGACTTCTGCTAATAGATAAAGAAAGATGATGAGTCATAAACAGTAAACTCGCTGATCCTTGTGCTGTGACATGTCACGTTTTCTCAGAAGTTACGTCAGAGAAGTATTTTGTGATGCTGAGAAATTTTTTGATCATGAAGTAGTAGCTGTAGATAACATCTGTActcctttttagttttttttaaagataatttctTGAGGTTTTATGACTAAGATCCTTTCTGTGATTACTGTCTCTGAACAATGATGACTGATGATTAACTGTGATAAAGGAAAAGGTTTGATGTATGTTTtggtattgtttttaaaaaattcctttgatggcattttttaaaattagactacttgtattttcattttaaagctctgggttaaatatatgaaaattattgtaatttaagtagcatttctttaaatttacccactgaattaaaacaaacaaacaaacaaacaaaaaaagagttaGACCCTCCATTCATTTGTGTGCTAATTTGAGTCTTGCCTTCCTCATCCATTTAATTTATCATGATGAAAACCTCTTTCCATACATCTATCTAAACTCACCGATCATCTGAAGAGTTTGGTAGCTGAAACCTATCCTATTGAGGATGTACCTCACCACCTTACTTATAATAACTGCTACAGACTCAGGATAAAATGGGTAGAACTTATAGATGGATTTGTGGAGACATTACTTGTCCCCAGAATGACGAAAAATGACTGGAGATTGTGTATATCCAGCCACACAGTCACTGAAGtcaaaacaaatgtttcaaAGACTGTAATTCTATGAATGAGCTCTTGAGGATGACTTAGTGAGTGAGTCACATCACAGTACAGACATCAATGGATTTATTACTTGCTGGATAATGTTTCTTGTTGGGTGTGTTTGTTAATGACTTATCATTAACCAACTTTtgaacatatttatatttagaagAAGTCAGATGTTCCTGCCAGCTTCAAACCAGTTTGATGAGCAAACCAGCTTGTCAAATAGTTTCCTGGCATGGTAAAATTACTGTCATTGCAGTTCCATACACAACAGGAcaatctgttttatttagcagcttatcaatctttttcttctgtatttGTTCAAAACTTGctatgtactgtatatatatcaCATATCATGTCATATTCTTTGCTTTTATCCATGAATGTCTTTTTTCCAGTCTTCTCATCAGTATGTGCTAGGGCACAACATCTGGCTTGGATCTTGCTAATTCTGCCCATATCCAAGCGATCTTGTTTCTTTTGAGCTTGAGCAAAACCTTTCtagactggttttaaaccattaaTTTGTCATAAGGGTGAGGAGAATACCACCACACCACCCTGTAAGCTAATGAGTCCCCCCTGAAATGGTCATTAGATCCCAGGTAAAAAGATTTATGTCCCGAATATCTGGACACCTGGAGTTACCGGTACCTGCATGTTTACCTGGAGTGCACACTATTGCTTATTGCATTATAAAACTACATGTAAAATGTCAAATCCTGGAGTAGCTCATGCTACAAACATGAAAGAGAAAGTGTTGAGGTGGAATTGTTTTCTACAAATAAGCAGTAAAATGTTTGTATTATGATGATGCCAAGAAaatttttctcattaaaaaagCTAGACTAGCTATGATTCTGTGTGCTTCTTCTAGAGGAGGCTCTGCTTTTGTTCTCTATCAGACTTCTTTTCTCACAACACTCCCCTCAAATTTGGGGAAGAATCTGGAAGCgttttcttctcttttgcaCAGATGCTTGCAAGAAGTTCTTTcctttaacacacacatacacacacaggtaCACACCAGTGTGCAGTGAAATACACACTTATATAAAGAGAATGGTCTCTTTGGCTCCCCAGGTACTTTGTAGCTTCAGTGCCTTCAGGCAGAACACAGTATTGTAAACCTCAGTCACAAAGactgacacacagacacacacatccacatacacacacacacacacacatacaaatacatatctaaatatatttaagtGCTACATTTTCTCATAGTGGTTGTAACTTCTAGACCACAACAATTAAAAGTAACCTTTCACCAAcgacttcatttattttccctGTCATCCATCTTTTTTATGTACCTTCAtgctgcaaaaaacaaaaaaaaaaccccagaaTGAAACACACATTTCCAGCAAATGAAGTGTGTTAAACTGTCACTAAGGGCTGAGAGAGGGAGTAAGGAGGACGTGAGTGTGGGGAAATTATGGAGGAGGTCTAGTGTCTGGGATGGGGGCAGTGTTTGAAGAGGAGGAATGCATCAGACAGTGGGCAAACATAACTAGTAGcttaaaaacacacacgcacacacatacagacgcACAAGTATACACACACCCATACTGCTCCCAAGGGTTTCATCAGGGATTTAAGACAACCTGTCTGCTTTCTGTAGCTGCTGATCAAACAGGTAAgtgtcagtttgtttgtttcttgtctGCCACCATTTCCTCTTTGTGCAAGGCaagcaaaactgaaaatgacacaacggcagtgtgtttgttttattattgtaatcCCCTGGCAACGTTATGCACATCTGCTGCACTGCAACTCTACTGGTTAAGAGCATGGCATAACACAGCATTGCAAACATGTTGATCAAGTCAAACTTCCTGATGATTCAACTTTTCTTACATGCTGCTGTGttgtataaaaatgtaatgtgtGCACTTTTGTGCTTAACATTGATGCTACAGTAACCTAATACTGTACATGAAGAGGGCATGAAATGCAACACTCTTTATTCTCAATAAATTTATGCAAAGTAGTTTGTATGCAAAAGAAACAGATGATGCACAGCTCTAAATTTCTaacacagttttgtttattgtcAAAGtatcagatggatgaagattttactcattttcatatTCAGGTGTTTAGTTACaataaaagtcataataatTTTGAATTTAAGTAAGTTATCTAGAGAAATGTTTGTCAGTAGATATACAGAAATTAACTCATTATTTACAGCAAGGTTACTTAATCTTTCATGTTTGTTGCACAATGTTCGTTATGGTAGTGTAGAACGtgaatatttttacattagttAACTGGTATCAATCACACAACACACATTTAGCTGATTTGTATTGAGAGGATTCACAATTATCCAGTTGCATTTTACCGCTGTGTCTTTATAATACTTATACATGAGGACATTTTGAGTAATTTGGCTAAATATGTTCAGTGTGATTATCTTTAATCAGTAAAGCGGATTCTGATGAAACCTAAAGCCATAACAGTAGGCAGATGTCTGTGGTATAAAAACACTACAGTTTTATGATATGGATCCATTATTAGTCTCATCAGTTCAGCATTTGACcagataaaaagcaaaaaaaaaaaaagtacaacattttattgttatctaatcaaacaaaaattaaatgattgagGGAATTAGTTATAGTGTGTCTTATTTAGTGAAGTATACTCATTTAATGGCGTGCATGAAGTACAGTTGGGTTGTAGATTAACAAACTGCTGCTTAGATATCTGGTATACCTCATTTTCTTGTGATCAATTTGGcccattttattataaatttagctaaatattgtctttttaaaaagaaatataaaacctGACCAAAGTTTTTATACTAAAGTCCAGATACCAGGTTTGTGAAGTCATAATGGTTGTGACTTCTGGCTTCTCTTCATTATATGATCGGTTCACTCCTATGTTTAAGCAAGTTTAGATAATTTGAGAAAATTCCCTGGAAGGTCTCAGTCATAGCTGATGCCTAACAATAATACATCATCAATATATGTGGGATGTGGGGTGTGTTTAAGGATGCTGACATGAACACATACATGGACGCGGTCATTGATTACATCAGGAAATGCATCGATGACGTCATACCGAGGATTACTGTGCGGACATTTCCAAATCAGAAGCCCTGAGTTAACGGTGAGGTCGGAGGTCCGTGCTAAACTTAAAGCACGGACAGACGCCTATAACTCAGCTGACTTGGAGGAGTACAGGAAGTCCAGGTACGCGCTCCGGAAAGCTATATGTATTGCAAAGAGACAGTACAGAGACAAAGTGGAGTCTTATTACAAGGGCTCCAACACCAGGAGCATGTGGGCCGGATTAAAAACTCTTACTGACTACAAAAAGAAGACCAGCAGTACTGAGGTGATGTCTGTATTTCTGTCTGAAGATCTGAACACCTTTTATGCCAACTTTGAGAGCACCTCTACAGATACAGAGGTAAAAAAGGCTGAGTAGGACCACTGCCCACCTGTGATAACCAGGGCAGACGTGTGCAGAACTTAAACtaaaaaggataaacacacATAAGGCTACTGGACCTGATGGCATCCCTGGCAGAGCTCTCAAGgtgtgtgcagaccagctggcagatgtcttttcagacattttcaataTGTCACTGCTCCAGTCTGTAGTCCCCACATGCTTCAAGAAGACCATCATTGTCCACATCCCCAAGAGAACTTAAATCCTTTGCCTGAATGACTACTGCCCAGTAGCACTCACTTCCACCATCATGAAGTACTTTGAGCGGTTAGTCAAATCATTCTTCACTTCCTCCATCCCGGACTCATTAGACCTActtcagtttgcctacaggcccaATAATAAGATGCCATCGCCTTCACTGCCCTTTCCCATCTGGACCAGATGGACACATATGAGAGAATGCTGTTTATTGACTACAGATCAGCATTCAACACCACTTTGCCCTCCAAACTTGTCACCAAGCTCAGAGACCTCAGGCTCAACAATGCCCTCTGTGACTGGATCCTGAACTTCTTGACAGGCAGACCACAGGCTGTGCGGATGGGCGGCACCACATCCTCCACCCTGACTCTGAACACAGGCGccccccagggctgtgtgctcagtccTATGCTGTACTCCTTGTTCACGCATGATTGCGTAGCCACCCACAGCTCCAATACCATCGTTAAATTTGCTGATGATATTACCATCATTGTTCTTATCACAGGTAATGATGAGACAGACTACATAGAGGAGGTCAGAGGCCTGACATCTTGGTGCCAGAACAACAATCTCCATCTTAATGTCAACAAAACTAAAGAACTCATTGTGGACTTCAGGGGGAGGCAGAGGGAGGAGCACGCCCTTTCCATCAACGGGCCTACAGTGGAATGAGTCAACAGCTTCAGGTTCCTTGGGGTTCACATCATTGAGGACCTCACCTGAACTCATCGCACTGACtttattacaaagtcagccagacAGAGGCTCTTCTTCCTCCGCAGGTTACGGAGGCTCAACATGGACTCAAGGATACTCTGCAACTTTTATAGATGCACCATAGAGAGTATCCTGACTGGCTGTCTGGAATGACGCctggtacagcagctgcaccATCCTCCACTGCAAGTCTCTACAGCAGGTGGTGAAAACTGCTCAGCACATCACCGGGACGTTCCTGCCATCCATGGAGGACCTCTATACCCAGCGGTGTAGGAGGAAGGCCACCAAAATCATTAaggaccccagccaccccaGTCACAACTGTTTTGTCTGCTACCGTCTGGCCGACGGTTTCGCAGgccataagacttctaaatgctgtcaaCAGCAACGCCAcctttaaataataacattttcttattgcttattatatattttattgtataacttatttgtagtattcttgctttttgtgttagACTATTTTCatgtggtttatattctttttagcatTGTTAGGAGATCCTGGGAtgtaagaatttcactgccaatgattattgatgtaatagtagtgcaatgacaataaaaattcattcattcatttgttcgttcgttcgtttgttcgttcattcgttcattcattcattcattcattcattcattcattcattcattcattcattcattcattcattcattcattcattcattcaagagaGGACTTAAATTGTTGGTAGCATTAGAAGTAATGTTTCAGTATTACCAATACCACAATAAGTCATCTTTTGTGAAGCATTACATTGCAATCTGTTAAATATCCATGAGCTATAATGCTAGCATATTTTAAACTAATGCAGCAGGGCTCAAGCCCTGGTGTCCCAGCACTCTGTGCTTTTAATGCAGCTCTATTCACACCCTACCCTCCTGGCAAATTTCTTCATCACAATCATGCAGCCATTGAGACTGTGTTGAAATTACGTAGATCAACTGTCTGAGCCAAGAATTCCCCCAAACTCCTAGAGAGCCATGCAGGAAATCACAAAGCTTTCATAGGTTTTTGGGTCAATTCATTGTAATGAGCCAAACCAGTGGAGTTTcaattcttttaaacttttcatttaCAGGATTACATATCTCACCAGTCTCGATGGCTTTCGTGTTATGTACCATGATGGTGGTGCTGTGTGGTTGTGTTGCTGCTGAAGCCACTTTAGTCACTGACATGGACTACGGAGGCATTCCTCTTTGGATCAATCGACTCCTGGGTGAGCCTAGTGTGCTGAGTCTGCAGGGACGAATGGATCCTGGCTGGTTTCGAGCAAACAACCCCGAGTCCTGCCCTGAACAATGTGACTGTCCCATTCAGTGGCCAACATCACTCTACTGTGACCACAGACATCTGCAACACATCCCGGACCCGCTGCCAGAAAGAACTGAGTATTTGTTTTTACAGGTACGAAAAACTCTGACGGGGGAGCTGAATGTTATTTTTCCAATGGTCTGCCAAAAACTCACAGTGGTTTCAAAGCACTTGTTCACAGTGGACATATCCCACAGTGCTAATGTTTATCTGTTGTTCTCAGGGTAACAACATCTCATCCTTGTCCTCTGCTGTCCTGTCCAACATCACGGGTCTACGATGGCTCATCCTGGACAACAACCAACTCCAGAGTGACAAGCTGGAGCAGGTCTTACTGCAGAACCAAACCAATCTGCTCTACTTTTTTGCCAACCGCAATCATCTGAGTTCAGTGCCCAGTGCTCTTCCGGATGGGCTCAAACAGCTGCGACTGGCCCACAACCATATCAGCAACATCAGTCCAGGAGCTTTTCAGAACCTGCATGATCtgacgctgctgctgctgcaaggaAACAGACTGCAAACAATCACAGAGGGAGACCTCAAAGGTTGTTTAATGGGTCAACAGAATTGATTTGGAACATCTGGAAAGAAGGAGATACCACAGATGTGACATTTCTTATCAAGtccactggatattttcttgaTTATTATCAATTAAATGATTAATGCAAATGGCTGAGAAATGTCAAACATTAGAGAAATAATTGAAGAAATTATTTCTGAAGCTAAAATTGGTTTGAGTTTGTTGATAACATTTGAGATTACTTCAGACATTTAAAAGCCTGTTTGAAAAAGTTATGAACCAATCACTTTATTTGTGGTAACAGATTTTCTTTACAGCTATTACACAGTAtgtctcattttatttaatggcaAATGCTTATGTGCACTTTGGGTGCAGACTACCTGTGCAGGCCTTACCACACTGCAGTACCTTCTACCTGGAAGCCAATGAAATTTCTAAAATTATGGATAAAAATCTGAGATCTCTAAGTCCTGAGAAATATAATAGTCCAGATCTACAATGAacaaataacaattaaaaataatttacacaaCATGAAACATATAACTACATTTTTCAAATCATTCTGTTCTTTTTAACACACTTGGCACTAATTCAAGCGTTTgtgtgaatgttttcttttcttctttcaggaCTGTTCAGTCTGAATCTCTTGGACTTGAGTGGAAATTTGTTTTCAACTGTCCCCAGGCATTTACCACCCTCTGTCCAGCAGCTCTATCTGTCAAACAACTCTTTCTCTGGACTGGATTACAACAGTTTTTTGGGCTTTGCAAATCTAAAGTACCTGCGTCTCAGTCACTGCGGCCTGCAGAGCCGTGACGTCCACCCACAGGTCTTTAACTGCTCCAGCCTGGTGGAGCTGGACCTTTCTTACAACAAACTGACCACTATTCCCAGAGTCCCCACCACACTGCAGTATCTCTACCTGGAGGCCAATGAAATTCAAGGTGATATGCGTATTCTCAAAGAAAACAAGGCAGCACACCCACTTGTGTCagctttcatattttaaatgtagagGAGCAACATGATTTGATATCAGTGTGTTAAGTGGCTGAACACTTGGAGAAGTGTGACTAATCCTGCTGTGATGGAAAGTAAGGGGTGTGGAAAACGTGACAGGAAACATTTAGTCTGAGCCTCTGAACATGGCCAGCCTTCATGTCTGGGTCTTTATATGGGCATGGGAGGGGCCCAGGTTGGACAGCAAGTCAGTAAGACAAGTTGGAGGAGGGACATAGAGGGAGACATGGTATGTTAGAggagggtggaggaggagagacaATGGAGAGGATTAGTTGCCTGCATGTGGGTGAAGTAGGGTAGCAAAGTAAGAAAGTAGTATGGGAACATCTGTGATGCATTCAGAGGTAAGAGCCCAGGATGAGCCAGAAGCACATGCTGTTCCCCTCTTTTagtctcctctctctctctctgtctgtctgtttcacATCACTTTAACCTTATATCACACTACAGCAGCCTTTTACCCAGCAGGAGCCAAGCTGTGACTCACAACACCTAACAGCAGTGCCCTGGGGTGCAGTTTTAGCTCTGGCAAAGTAAAAAGGTGCTCCTGTTTCTTGGTCGGTGATGCAGCAGACAGAAGGGCTGTGTACTAacgagacagacagacagcaaaATAGTCCACCAATAAACACACCTCATCGTCTGGCTAGTAACTTAAGAGCTACCACAGTTATGGCCTGCCAAAGCCAACATTTTAGGCTGACCAAAACTCTACTACTGAACTGCCTGAAAGTAAAAAAGTGTATTGCGGTTTCCTCTGCCTCCATTTTCACCACAGCACCTGCAGGACATTTAATGGTAAGTGCAGACTCTGAGTAGAAAAGGGGCATTTTCAGACTGCACAAAGCTGTTTTAAACAGACATATTTCATAATGGAATTAAGGTGTTTCATCTAAATAAGTTACATGTGATAAGTATGGGGTACATGATGTGAAATGAAAGCTCTCTAAACTGGTTGAATATCAACAATGTCTTTAAATGACATTGACTGTCCCTCTGGTGAATAATAGGTCTCCAATAATAAATTACTGTTTAAAAATCTACTCTGCTCTCTGTCTGTTCACCACAGAGTT
Protein-coding sequences here:
- the zgc:113307 gene encoding lumican is translated as MAFVLCTMMVVLCGCVAAEATLVTDMDYGGIPLWINRLLGEPSVLSLQGRMDPGWFRANNPESCPEQCDCPIQWPTSLYCDHRHLQHIPDPLPERTEYLFLQGNNISSLSSAVLSNITGLRWLILDNNQLQSDKLEQVLLQNQTNLLYFFANRNHLSSVPSALPDGLKQLRLAHNHISNISPGAFQNLHDLTLLLLQGNRLQTITEGDLKGLFSLNLLDLSGNLFSTVPRHLPPSVQQLYLSNNSFSGLDYNSFLGFANLKYLRLSHCGLQSRDVHPQVFNCSSLVELDLSYNKLTTIPRVPTTLQYLYLEANEIQEFNVTSLCREVGPLSYSRMKILRLDGNKMTYNQLPPDWVYCLRVLQKIYI